The region CCAGGCGTTGACAGTCCATCGCATCGCCCATGAGCTTCACCTCCTGGGCGTGCCCACACTGCCCCGGATCATGAGCGAGTACGCCCACAGCACGACCGGAATCGACATCCACCCCGGAGCCACGATTGGTTCATACTTCTTTATCGACCACGGAACAGGGGTGGTGATCGGAGAGACCGCCGAAGTGGGCGACCGGGTGCGTCTCTATCAAGGTGTAACCCTGGGCGCGGCCTCTCTGCGCGACGGTCCATCGCTCCGAGGGCACAAGCGCCACCCGACGGTCGAAGACGATGTCACGATCTATGCAGGCGCCACGATTCTGGGCGGCGATACGGTGATCGGCGCCGGCAGTGTGATCGGCGGCAACGTCTGGATCACCAGTTCGATCAAGCCGGGCTCGCGAGTGATCGCCGAGGCACCACGTCAGGCCGTGCGCGGGGAAGACCCCGCCGCTGCCGCGCAATTGAAGTGGGATATCTGAACGTGCGGTATTCGCGCGGGCGTCGCACCGCCTTGCTGTCGATCGTCGGGGCCGTGCTCGTTTTGGGGTTCTGCGCCGGCACTGCCTCGGCAATCGAAGGCGCTCCCCCGTGGAGCTATGCGATGGCGCATGATCTGATGAGCCCGTTTTGCCCGGGGCGCACCCTCGCCGAATGTCCGAGTCCACAGGCGACCGATCTGCGCTTCTGGATCCTCACCCAGGCGGCAGCGGGGGTGAGCGAAGCGGACGTGCGCATGATGCTTGCGGAGCGCTTTGGCGACGTACTCCTGGCCGCACCGCGGGCGGAGGGTTGGGGACTCACCGCATACGTCGTCCCCATCGCGTTCTTCGTGATCGGCGGGCCCGTTGTCGTGCTCATCCTTCGCCGCCTCACGACCGGGAGCCATGCCGCGGCTGCGCTCGGAGCTGAACCGGTCAGCGTCAACGACTCCGCCAGTGACTCCGTCATCGATCCAGATCTGGAGCGACAACTGGAGAGCGAACTCGGAGACTACTGATTGATGGCACAGTCAGAGTTCTTCTTTCGCATCAGTCCAGACCGGGTACTCGAGGCGGTCGAATCCGAAGGCTTTCAGACGACAGGCCATTGCATGGCACTGAACGCCCTGGAAAACCGGGTCTACGACGTGCGTCTCGAAGAAGGAAACCCGGTCGTGATCAAGTTCTACCGACCCGGACGCTGGAGTCGGGAGACCATCCTCGACGAACACCGGATGCTCTTTGCCCTGCGCGACGCAGAAATTCCCGTGTGTGCGCCCTTGGTCTTCGACGACGGCGAAACCGTGCACGAGATTGAAGACATTTTCTATGCCATCTGGCCGCGGACTGGGGGGCGCTCGCCCGACGAACTCGCCGACCACGAGGTCGACGTGCTGGGCCGGCTGCTCGCACGCATTCACAACACGGGTGCGGCGACTCAAATAAAGCATCGTCCAACCCTCGATGCCGCAACCCTTCCCCTGGCATCGCTTTCGCTGCTTGAAGACCGTGGCTTTCTGCCTCCGAGCGTCGCCAAACGCTACCGCGAGGTCGTCGAAGCGGTGGTCAGCGTGTACGAAGAACGCGTCGGCGGAATTGAACTGCTTCCAATTCACGGGGATTGCCACCGCGGCAACATCCTGCGCAACGACGCGGGTTGGTCCTTTCTCGATTTCGACGACATGATGATCGGCCCAGCGGTGCACGATGTCTGGATGATGATCCCGGGGCGCGACATCGAGGCGCACCGCCAGCGCGATCGCCTGGTCGAAGCCTACGAACAATTTCGTCCCTTCGACCACCGCAGTTTCGAGTTGATCGAACCCCTGCGCGCTTTCCGCTTCATCTTCTACGCCGGTTGGATCGCCAAGCGCTGGGAGGATCCGGCGTTCCCCGACGCATTCCCCCATTTCGGAACTGAGGAGTACTGGCAAAACGAAACGGCCGATCTCGAAGAGCAGTTCGATCTGATTGAATCCGGCGACGATGTGTTCGAGGAGGGCGACGCCCGGGCGGCGGCTTCGGAAAGCGAGGCCGAGGGGGGACTCACGAACAAGGATTTTTTCTGGGATCTTTGATCTTCCCGCCCCCCACTCGCTACAATCTCCCCGCAAAATAGTCCGTGAACACCAACGGGAAAGTCACGTTCATGTCCGCACCACCCTCCAAAACTACACCCAAAACTACACCGCACGACATTCCTCATGACATCGAGGACGCGATTCTCGAACTGAAACGCGAACGTTCTGCGATCATCCTCGCCCACTACTACCAGGAATCCGAGATCCAGGATCTCGCCGATGTGGTGGGGGACTCGCTCGCCTTGGCCCAGGCCGCTCAGCAGGCCGATTGTGATGTCATTGCGTTTTGCGGCGTGCACTTCATGGCCGAGACCGCGAAGATTTTGAATCCGGACAAGCCCGTGGTGGTTCCAGATCTCGATGCCGGCTGTTCATTGGCGGACGGATGCCCGGCCGATGCGTTTCGCGACTTCATCGATCAGCATCCGGGTGCGGCAGTGCTGACCTACATCAACGCCTCGGCCGAAGTCAAGGCCATGAGCGATCTGATCTGCACCTCGTCGAACGCCGTCAAAATGGTGGAACACCTGGGCGATTGCCCGATCATCTTTGCGCCGGATCGCCACCTGGCTCGCTACGTGGGCAAGCAAGCCAAGCGAGAAGATCTGATCGTGTGGCAGGGGGCGTGCGTCGTCCACGAGTTGTTCAGTGCGAAGGGTCTGGCGAAACTCAAGGTGCAGCACCCCGATGCGGAGGTTCTGGCGCATCCCGAATGCGATCAGGCGGTGCTCGACCAGGCCGACTTCATCGCCTCGACCACGGGGATCATCAAGCGAGCGGTCGAGACACCGGAGATCCCGTCGATCATCGCGACCGAGGACGGTGTCTTTCACTCGATCTGGAAACAAGTGCCGGACAAGGTCTTGTTCCAGTCACCCGGCATGGACGAAAGCTGCGCTTGCAACCGGTGTCCCTACATGCGCCTCAATACCCTCGAAAAGCTCTACCTGGCACTGCGAGACCTCACCTCCCAGGTGGAGGTCGAGGAGTCGATTCGCGTCAGGGCACAGGTTCCGATCGAACGGATGCTTTCCCTGTCCTGAGAGCTGCGAGGGCAGGGCGATGGACTGCTAGAACTCGTACGCTTTTTTGAGTTCCGGATCGCCATCGGCCAGCATGCGCGCCAGATCGATCATCACCTTGCACTGCTTGAACGTGGCGTCGTCCTGCATTTTGCCATCCAGCATTGCGGCACCGGAACCGTCGCCCATGGCTTCGACGACACGCTTGGCAAACAGAACTTCCTCGGTGGGTGGGCTGAAGACGCGCCGTGCGATCGAGATCTGTGACGGGTGGATACTCCAGGCTCCGACGCAGCCCATCAGGAATGCATTGCGGAACTGGTCTTCGCAGGCCAACTCGTCTTTGATGTCTCCAAAGGGTCCGTAATAGGGATAGATGCCGTTGGCCGCGCAGGCGTCGACCATGCGGGCCAAGGTGTAGTGCCACAAGTCCTGTTGGGCCGAGACCCGTGCCGAGTCCGGAGCGCCTTCTACCGGGTCCGTGCGCACGAGATATCCAGGATGGCCACCACCGACTCGGGTCGTTTTCATTCTGCGACTCGCAGCGAGGTCGGCGGGTCCCAGGGAAAGGCCCTGCATGCGGGGCGATGCTCCGCAGATTTCTTCGACGTTCGTGACCCCGAGTGCGGTTTCCAATATGGCGTGAAGCTGTATCGGTTTTTTCAGCCCCGCCTTCGCTTCGAGTTGAGCGAGCAATCGATCCACGTAATGGATGTCCCACGCCCCTTCGACTTTGGGCACCATGATGACGTCGAGTTTGTCGCCGATCTCTAGCACCAGACGGGTGATGTCGTCGAGCATCCAAGGCGAATCGAGGCTGTTGATGCGGGTCCATAGCTGGCAGGAACCGAGATCGGTGTTGCTGGCGATCTGGATTAGGCCTTCCCGTGCGGCTTCTTTCTTTTCGAGCTTGATGGCATCTTCGAGATTGCCAAGCAACACGTCGCACTTGCGTGCAATCTGCGGAACTTTGTCGACCATTTTGGGATTGCTCGGGTCGAAGAAGTGAATCATGCGCGACGGGCGCAGAGGAATTTCGCGCAGCGGTGTCGGGGCTCCGAGGGCGAGCGGTTGAAAGAAATCCTTGGCACTTCGCATAGGGAGTTCTCCTGAGTCGTTCGCGTAATCTATGGCTACCCATTGCGACGAGCAATCCAACCGGCTTTTAGCCTCGTCGCAGTTTCGATGAGCCCTCAACCCGATAGCCAGAATGGTCGATGTCTGATCAAATTAGCTGCAAGCGGGATCGAATGACCAACCCCAAATCACTTACTGTCGTACTCATCGACGATAGCAAGATTGTGCTCGCCCAACTCGAGGAGTTGGTCGGTACCCTCGACGGCGTAGAGGTCGTCGCGACGGCCTGTGACGGGACCGGAGCGATTCGCATCGTCCGCGACCAGTCCCCGAACCTCGCGATCATGGACATCGTCATGCCCGGTATGGATGGACTCGCGGCGTTGCGGGTGATCAACGCAAATTTCCCAGAAACGCGAGTTGCGATGTTCTCTTCGGTAGCCGGTTCGGCCTCGAAGGCGGAAGAAGCGTTTAGACTCGGCGCCATTCAGGTCATCAGCAAGCCGATCGACAATCGGATGCTCGAAGCCCTCTTCGAGTCGGAACTTGCGTGGCGAGACAGCGCAGATTCACGGGGCTAGGGGGATGGCGGTCAAGTTCTTCGGTCAATTTCTCATAGAGCAAGGAGAAATCGACGCCGGGCAGCTCCGCGAAGCCCTGGAGCTGATGGACTCCGAAAACAAGCAACTCGGGGAGATCGGGATATCAGAAGGGATATCTGTGCCAGGCAGACGCCGATTCGATCAATATTCTGCAGCGCACGCGGAATCGACAGTTCGGCAAGCTCGCCGTGGAAATGGGGTTGCTCAAATTGCCCGAACTCTACGAAATCATCGCGATCCAGCGAGAATCTCGGCTCTTTGTAGGTGAAGCGTTGGTGCGGCTGGAGAGTCTCCCCGCGGATCGCCTGCCAACGCTACTGGATCAGTTCAAGCTCGATCAGTCTCCCTACGAGCCCGGTCGGCGAGACCGAGTTCCAGAATTCGAGCACAACCCCGCAGCAAATCTGGTGCTGGATCTCCTTCCCGTATTCTGCCTGCGTTTGGCCAAGATGCCGTTGAAGATCGGCGAAGGCCAGCCGATGTCCGAACTGTGTTCCTATCCAATGGGTGTTGGCGTCGCAATGAGCGGGAATCCCGGCCTCATCATGACCCTCGTGTTTGATGAAGTCTTTGGACGACGGATTGCGTCGCGCGTCTCTGGGCTCGAGGCAAGCCGTCTGAGCTCCGATCTCATCTACGACGGGATTGGAGAGTTTCTCAACGTGGTCGGTGGAAACGCAGTTGCGATGCTCGAGCGAGAGGGGATCATGGTGGAACTGGGGCCGCCGGTTCGCGATAGCGGGCTTGAAGCGGGGACGGGGTTTGAGCTCGTGATTGGTGACGGGTGTGCTGCTTTGATTCTCGAGAGCATTTAGGGGCGTTCGGCTAGGTGTAGTGAGATCGTCTTTTTGCGATGACGGCGCGGTCTAGTTCGAAGATCTTGGTTTTTTTGTAGCCCGGGGGAGCGTCGTCGTAGTTGGCGCCCTCTTCGAGATTGAACTTGTGGCCGTACAATCGCGATTCGACGATCCCCAGGTCCGAGCGTTGAGGGTGATCGCGCTTGGCCAATATTTCCGTTGAGGCGAAGACAGTCTCTCCCGCGGCGAGCGGGGCGGTGTGTCGACCGGTCTTGTAGAGGACATCGCCCAGGGTGTTGTCGCCGATATCCGGGCCGGAAATTCCCAGGCAGAGCGCAAACGGGATGCCACCGTAGATGACGAGTTGGCCCCCCAGATAGCGCTCGGGGTCCAGATCGATCATGTGTTGGTTGCAGTGCACCTGTGACGTGTTGTCGAGGATGCCTGTGAGGTGGATGTGCTCGCTGGTCACGGTTCGACCGCGGGAATGTGCCAGCAGGGTGCCGGGCTCGAAATCTTCGAAGAAGCCGTCGTCGCCAGCGAGGTGTGCGATTTCTGCGTAGTTGTTCTTGGCGTCGTACTCCGGGAGCCACAACTCGCAATCGATTGCGTCCGGTTCGAGTTCGAAGCCGTCGATCGTGGCATCGGCGTCGCCCTTGAATACCTGCACCTTGCGCTCGAAGGTCAACACGATGGCTTCGTCGCTGCCGCCAATGTTCTTGCGCGCGGTCGACTGGACATGAACGATCCCGAGATTGGGTCGGCTGGCAGAGGGCCTCACCCCGAGAATCTTGGTTTCGACTTCGATCGTGTCGCCAGGATACACCGGTGCACCGAAGCGCATGTTGATGTACTCGAGGTTGGCGCGCGCGTTTTCAGATATGTCTCCGACGGTCTGGCTGAACGCGACGAGCATCACCAGGCCAGGCGGACACACGAGGTCTCGGTACCCGTGAGCCTGGGCGAAGCGTCGGTTCTTCGAACAGGGATGGGTTGCAAATGAGAAATCGCCGAAGGTTGCAAAGAGTCCATCGGTTACGGTCTTTCCCCCACGATGTCGCAAGACTTGCCCGGGCCCAAAATCCTCCAAGAAGTTGCCGGTCTTCTTGTGCAGGACGCGCAGGTTTTCGCTCATGGAAGTTCCTCGGCCGAAGGGGCGACAACACTAGCAAGCCCGCGTGACAACGCGGCTTTTCGGATGTCTTTGCCTCATCTCAAAAGTCCGCTGGGGCGGAACCCTACCAATGAATCAAAAATCACCTACAAATACAGTTCGCCAGCTAGCAATGAGCGTCCGGGATTTCCCCGGATTGGGTTAGACCAGACCAGACCTCTCCCGAGGGGTTGTTGGAGTGGATGACGTGATCATCGGAGTCCCGAAGGAAACTGCAGCCGACGAGCGCCGGGTGGCGTTGGTCCCCGAAGGCGTCAAAGCCCTGAAGAAGCTGGGAGTCGATGTGCTGATCGAATCCGGCGCGGGTGTCGCCGCCGGATTCACGGACGCAAGCTACACGGACGCAGAGGCCAAGCTCGCCGCCAGCGCCGCCGAACTCTACGCTGTCGCCGACATCGTGATCAAGGTGCAGCCGCCGCAGGGAGATGAAATTACGGCGCTGCGCGAAGGCACCGCCCTGATCGGTCTGCTCAAACCGCTAGACATTCCCGAACTGGCCGTGCAGCTCGCCGCACGCAATGTGAGCGCATTCTCGGTCGAGTTGATGCCCCGCATCAGCCGGGCCCAGTCGATGGATGTGTTGTCTTCTCAGAGCACGATCGCCGGTTATCGCGCGGTCTTGCTGGCCGCGATGGCATTGCCTCGGGTGTTCCCAATGATGGTGACGGCGGCGGGTACGCTGCGTCCTGCGAAGGCGTTCATCATTGGTGCGGGTGTGGCGGGCTTGCAGGCGCTGGGCAGTGCGAAGCGACTCGGAGCCATTACCTCCGCGTACGACACCCGGGTGGCGGTGCGAGAGCAGGTTCAGAGTGTCGGGGCCAAGTTCATCGAGCTGGACCTGGATTCAGGCGATTCCGAGGACAGCGGCGGCTATGCCAAGGCCGAGACGGAAGAGTTCTACGTCAAGCAACGTCGGGAGTTGGGCAAACACGTCGCGGCCTCTGACATTGTGATTACGACCGCGCTGGTTCCCGGCCGCCAGGCGCCGCTTTTGATCACTGCGGAAGCTGTCGCGAATATGCGACCCGGTTCCGTCGTGGTCGATCTGGCCGCCGAGAAGGGCGGCAACTGCGAACTCACCGAAGCGGATAAAGACATCGTGGTAAACGGTGTGACGATCATCGGCCACACCAATCTTCCTTCCGAAGTTCCCGCTCACGCAAGCCAGATGTATTCGAAGAACCTGACAACCTTCCTCGGGCACCTGCTCGACGATGGCAAACTGGTGATCGATCGAGAGGACGAAATTACCAGCGGCACCCTGGTTTCGTACCGGGGTGAAGTGGTCAGCGAAATGATCCGTTCCCGCCTCGAAGCGAACGGATAAGTCAGAACGAATCCAGCAGTACGGCAAACGTAAAGCCAAGGAGAAGGCTCATGCTCGAAGCGCCCGCCATTGCAGCGTTGACCATCCTGGTTCTGGCCCTGTTCGTCGGAGTCGAGATCATCACCAAGGTTCCGCCGTTGTTGCACACGCCGTTGATGTCCGGTTCCAACGCCATTTCCGGCATCACCATCGTGGGCGCGATCCTGGCCGCCGGGAGTGACCACGGAACCCTCTCCACGATATTGGGGTTCATCGCCATTGTGATGGCCACGGTCAACGTGGTCGGTGGCTTCCTGGTGACCAACCGCATGCTCTCCATGTTCAAGAAGAAGCCGAGCAAGTCATGACGCCGACTCTGATTCAATCCGCATATCTGGTTGCGGCGATCCTGTTCATTCTGGGTCTGCGCAATCTGTCTTCCCCCAAGACCGCGGTCACCGGCAACTTCCAGGCTGCGGTGGGCATGCTCATCGCCATCGTCGCAACCCTGGCCGACGCCTCTGTCGTCAGTTACGGGGTGATCATGGCGGGTATCGTCGTGGGGGCTCTGGCGGGCTCGGTGCTCGCACTGCGCATCGAAATGACCGCGATGCCCCAGATGGTCGCTCTGCTGAACGGTTTCGGCGGTGCAGCTTCTGCGCTGGTCGCCTCGGCCGAGATCTTCGGTTCGGACACAACCGGCACGACACTGGAAGGGATCGTTCCGATTGCCATCGTGATCTCAGTCCTGATCGGTTCGATCACATTGACCGGCAGTCTGGTGGCCTTTTCCAAGCTTCAGGAGCTGATCGGAGGCGCTGCGATCCGCTACCCGGGACAGCAGTTCGTGAACGGGGCCCTCGGCCTGAGCATGCTGGGAGTTGCTGCTCTGGTGGTGATGAACACCGGCAACCTAGACGCCTTCTATGCTCTCGTCGGCATCTCTCTCGTGCTCGGCGTGGTGCTCGTGATCCCGATCGGCGGCGCGGACATGCCGGTCGTCATCTCGCTGTTGAACTCCTGTTCCGGTATTGCCGCCTGCGCGACCGGCTTCGTGCTCGACAACAGCACGCTGGTCGTGAGTGGCTCGCTGGTGGGGGCATCCGGCCTGATCTTGACGCAGATCATGTGTGTCGCGATGAACCGCTCGATCGGCAACGTCATTTTCGGCGCCTTCGGATCGGCCGGGCAAACCGGCAAATCGAGCGGTGAAGTTCAAGAGCAAGGCAACGTCATCTCCTACACGGCGGAAGACGCTGCGGTGATCTTTTCGAGCGCCCAGACGGTGATCGTGGTGCCGGGTTACGGCATGGCGGTTGCCCAGGCACAGCACGCGGTGCGGGACCTGACCGACACCCTGGGCGAAAAGGGGATCGACGTAAAGTTCGCCATTCATCCAGTGGCCGGCCGCATGCCCGGGCATATGAATGTGCTGCTCGCGGAAGCGGATGTTCCGTACGACCAACTCATCGAAATGGACGAGATCAACCCGCTGTTTCCCGAAACGGACGTGGCGCTCGTAATCGGCGCAAACGATGTCGTGAATCCTTCGGCGCGGGATGATAAGGGAAGCCCCATTTACGGCATGCCCATCCTCAACGTGGATTCTGCCGAGCATGTCTTCGTGATCAAGCGCAGCATGAATCCCGGCTTTGCCGGCATTCAAAATCCGCTCTTCTTCAAGGACAATACGATGATGATCTTCGGCGACGCCAAGAAGGTCGTGATGTCCTTGGCCGAGGCAGTGCGCAAGTACTAGGTACTAGCCAAGAACTCTTCGATCAGTCGCCGCGATCCGGCAATCATCGACTCTTCGCGTAGGGCGTCGGGTTGGTTGTATCGCAGGACCTGACCGGCGAAGTCGACATATCCCCCCCCGGCTTCGTGAACCAGCAGATCTCCGGCGCAGACATCCCATTCGCTCTTCGGCTTTACCGAAAGGTTGAAGTCCGCGTCGCCACACGCGACCAGGGCGAGCTTCCACGCAATCGAACCCATCGGGCGGAGTTCGCCGAACAGTGGGGCGTAGGGCTCGAGCTTGCCGGCATTTTCCTCGCTGCGACTGACCGCGGCCCGGGCACCGGCGAGGGTTTTGCAATCCGAGACGCCTGCCGGCTGGCCGTTCTTGTAGACCCCGTGCCCCAACCGTCCCGAGACCGTGACTTCGGCAATGGGGTTGTGCACGACGCCCACGACCGGTCGCTGGTCTGTGACGAGACCGATGGAGATTGCGAATTCTGGGATCTGTTTGGCAAACTCGCGGGTTCCGTCGATGGGGTCGATGATCCAGACGCGAGCTTTCTCGAGACGGGAGTGGTCGTCGGTGGATTCTTCCGTGAGGAAACCGTCGTCTGGAAATGCTTGCGCGAGAATTTCTCGGATCAACGCGTCGGCGTCGAGATCGGCTTGGGTGACCGGATTTCCCTTGGACTTCTCCCACGACTCGGGTCCGTCACGGAAGCATCGCGCCACGAGTTCGCCCGCTCGCTGCGAGGCCACCAGGGCAACCTCGAGTTCCTCGGCGTACTCGTTTGCAGGAGTCAAACCTTGGGCCCTTCGTTCGCGGTGGACGCGCGGTCAGTAGGGGGATTGGATAGAGAGTTTGGGTCAGTAGCCGGCGATGTACGGCAGAGCGTTTCCCGTGGTCTCGATTTGATCCTGCGCTTCCAGCAGCAATCCCATCGCATCCCAAGTTCCTTCGAGAAATTGGATGCGGCTGCCGTCGTCGATATGGATGGGGATGGTGCCGCCTCGGTAGCTGAGCGTGCGAGTTTCGAGGTCGATCGTCACGTCCTGTTCCGGGTCTAGTTCGACGCTGTCCATCAACTTGGCCAGGGGGTCGTCGTCCAGGGTTACGCAGACGAGGCCCAGCGCGGTGCAGTTGCCCGCGAAGATCTCGGCGAACGATGCACCGACGAAGCCGTTGAATCCGAATCGCATCAACGCCTGGGGGGCGTGCTCCCGAGACGATCCGCAGCCGAAGTTCTTGCCGACGATCAAAATCTGCGCACCCTCGTAGGCATCGTTGTCGAGGGCGTGATTGCCCTTGGCCGCCTTGCGAGCGTCCTCGAACAGGTGCTCGCCC is a window of Myxococcales bacterium DNA encoding:
- a CDS encoding cytochrome c-type biogenesis protein CcmH, which codes for MRYSRGRRTALLSIVGAVLVLGFCAGTASAIEGAPPWSYAMAHDLMSPFCPGRTLAECPSPQATDLRFWILTQAAAGVSEADVRMMLAERFGDVLLAAPRAEGWGLTAYVVPIAFFVIGGPVVVLILRRLTTGSHAAAALGAEPVSVNDSASDSVIDPDLERQLESELGDY
- a CDS encoding serine/threonine protein kinase, coding for MAQSEFFFRISPDRVLEAVESEGFQTTGHCMALNALENRVYDVRLEEGNPVVIKFYRPGRWSRETILDEHRMLFALRDAEIPVCAPLVFDDGETVHEIEDIFYAIWPRTGGRSPDELADHEVDVLGRLLARIHNTGAATQIKHRPTLDAATLPLASLSLLEDRGFLPPSVAKRYREVVEAVVSVYEERVGGIELLPIHGDCHRGNILRNDAGWSFLDFDDMMIGPAVHDVWMMIPGRDIEAHRQRDRLVEAYEQFRPFDHRSFELIEPLRAFRFIFYAGWIAKRWEDPAFPDAFPHFGTEEYWQNETADLEEQFDLIESGDDVFEEGDARAAASESEAEGGLTNKDFFWDL
- the nadA gene encoding quinolinate synthase NadA, translated to MSAPPSKTTPKTTPHDIPHDIEDAILELKRERSAIILAHYYQESEIQDLADVVGDSLALAQAAQQADCDVIAFCGVHFMAETAKILNPDKPVVVPDLDAGCSLADGCPADAFRDFIDQHPGAAVLTYINASAEVKAMSDLICTSSNAVKMVEHLGDCPIIFAPDRHLARYVGKQAKREDLIVWQGACVVHELFSAKGLAKLKVQHPDAEVLAHPECDQAVLDQADFIASTTGIIKRAVETPEIPSIIATEDGVFHSIWKQVPDKVLFQSPGMDESCACNRCPYMRLNTLEKLYLALRDLTSQVEVEESIRVRAQVPIERMLSLS
- a CDS encoding CoA ester lyase; the protein is MRSAKDFFQPLALGAPTPLREIPLRPSRMIHFFDPSNPKMVDKVPQIARKCDVLLGNLEDAIKLEKKEAAREGLIQIASNTDLGSCQLWTRINSLDSPWMLDDITRLVLEIGDKLDVIMVPKVEGAWDIHYVDRLLAQLEAKAGLKKPIQLHAILETALGVTNVEEICGASPRMQGLSLGPADLAASRRMKTTRVGGGHPGYLVRTDPVEGAPDSARVSAQQDLWHYTLARMVDACAANGIYPYYGPFGDIKDELACEDQFRNAFLMGCVGAWSIHPSQISIARRVFSPPTEEVLFAKRVVEAMGDGSGAAMLDGKMQDDATFKQCKVMIDLARMLADGDPELKKAYEF
- a CDS encoding response regulator, which encodes MSDQISCKRDRMTNPKSLTVVLIDDSKIVLAQLEELVGTLDGVEVVATACDGTGAIRIVRDQSPNLAIMDIVMPGMDGLAALRVINANFPETRVAMFSSVAGSASKAEEAFRLGAIQVISKPIDNRMLEALFESELAWRDSADSRG
- a CDS encoding Re/Si-specific NAD(P)(+) transhydrogenase subunit alpha, with protein sequence MIIGVPKETAADERRVALVPEGVKALKKLGVDVLIESGAGVAAGFTDASYTDAEAKLAASAAELYAVADIVIKVQPPQGDEITALREGTALIGLLKPLDIPELAVQLAARNVSAFSVELMPRISRAQSMDVLSSQSTIAGYRAVLLAAMALPRVFPMMVTAAGTLRPAKAFIIGAGVAGLQALGSAKRLGAITSAYDTRVAVREQVQSVGAKFIELDLDSGDSEDSGGYAKAETEEFYVKQRRELGKHVAASDIVITTALVPGRQAPLLITAEAVANMRPGSVVVDLAAEKGGNCELTEADKDIVVNGVTIIGHTNLPSEVPAHASQMYSKNLTTFLGHLLDDGKLVIDREDEITSGTLVSYRGEVVSEMIRSRLEANG
- a CDS encoding NAD(P) transhydrogenase subunit alpha, which translates into the protein MLEAPAIAALTILVLALFVGVEIITKVPPLLHTPLMSGSNAISGITIVGAILAAGSDHGTLSTILGFIAIVMATVNVVGGFLVTNRMLSMFKKKPSKS
- a CDS encoding NAD(P)(+) transhydrogenase (Re/Si-specific) subunit beta, coding for MTPTLIQSAYLVAAILFILGLRNLSSPKTAVTGNFQAAVGMLIAIVATLADASVVSYGVIMAGIVVGALAGSVLALRIEMTAMPQMVALLNGFGGAASALVASAEIFGSDTTGTTLEGIVPIAIVISVLIGSITLTGSLVAFSKLQELIGGAAIRYPGQQFVNGALGLSMLGVAALVVMNTGNLDAFYALVGISLVLGVVLVIPIGGADMPVVISLLNSCSGIAACATGFVLDNSTLVVSGSLVGASGLILTQIMCVAMNRSIGNVIFGAFGSAGQTGKSSGEVQEQGNVISYTAEDAAVIFSSAQTVIVVPGYGMAVAQAQHAVRDLTDTLGEKGIDVKFAIHPVAGRMPGHMNVLLAEADVPYDQLIEMDEINPLFPETDVALVIGANDVVNPSARDDKGSPIYGMPILNVDSAEHVFVIKRSMNPGFAGIQNPLFFKDNTMMIFGDAKKVVMSLAEAVRKY
- a CDS encoding 3'(2'),5'-bisphosphate nucleotidase CysQ — its product is MTPANEYAEELEVALVASQRAGELVARCFRDGPESWEKSKGNPVTQADLDADALIREILAQAFPDDGFLTEESTDDHSRLEKARVWIIDPIDGTREFAKQIPEFAISIGLVTDQRPVVGVVHNPIAEVTVSGRLGHGVYKNGQPAGVSDCKTLAGARAAVSRSEENAGKLEPYAPLFGELRPMGSIAWKLALVACGDADFNLSVKPKSEWDVCAGDLLVHEAGGGYVDFAGQVLRYNQPDALREESMIAGSRRLIEEFLAST
- the leuD gene encoding 3-isopropylmalate dehydratase small subunit; the encoded protein is MAVRSIDKVMGHACVLRGDDIDTDRIIPARFMKEVTFDTMGEHLFEDARKAAKGNHALDNDAYEGAQILIVGKNFGCGSSREHAPQALMRFGFNGFVGASFAEIFAGNCTALGLVCVTLDDDPLAKLMDSVELDPEQDVTIDLETRTLSYRGGTIPIHIDDGSRIQFLEGTWDAMGLLLEAQDQIETTGNALPYIAGY